A region from the Nostoc sp. HK-01 genome encodes:
- a CDS encoding ISSoc13, transposase orfB has translation MGRSKGGFSTKIHLRCDGNGKPITFLLTVGERHEAVVFEQLMAQGAVKRPGVGRPRLRPKRLVGDKGYSSGNIRRYLQRRGIRLTIPRRSNERRRGKFDKSIYRQRNRVERCFNRLKQFRRIATRYEKKADNYLAMLTLASIILWL, from the coding sequence TTGGGACGTTCTAAAGGTGGTTTTAGCACCAAGATTCATCTGCGTTGCGATGGTAATGGCAAACCTATTACATTTTTGCTGACTGTTGGTGAACGTCATGAAGCAGTGGTATTTGAGCAACTAATGGCACAAGGCGCGGTCAAACGCCCAGGTGTTGGTCGTCCTCGCTTACGCCCAAAGCGATTAGTCGGTGATAAAGGTTACAGCAGTGGTAATATTCGTCGCTATTTGCAGCGACGTGGCATTCGCTTAACCATTCCACGTAGGTCGAACGAACGCAGACGCGGTAAGTTTGATAAATCTATTTATCGCCAAAGAAATCGGGTCGAGCGATGTTTCAACCGTTTGAAGCAATTTCGTCGGATTGCTACACGCTATGAGAAGAAAGCTGATAACTATCTTGCAATGTTGACGCTTGCTTCTATCATTCTTTGGCTATAG
- a CDS encoding transposase and inactivated derivatives-like protein — protein sequence MILPPQSRGDLTERQWKLLMPLLPAQKPKTGRPSKDHRTMINGMLWILRTGAPWRDLPERYGEWETVAGRFYRWRRSGIWQKILQSLQQQADASGQLDWEVHYVDGSVIRAHQHSAGAKRGS from the coding sequence ATGATCCTTCCACCGCAAAGTCGGGGCGACTTGACAGAGCGACAATGGAAGCTCCTGATGCCGCTGCTTCCCGCTCAAAAACCAAAAACAGGCCGTCCGAGCAAAGACCACCGCACAATGATTAACGGTATGTTGTGGATTTTACGAACCGGAGCGCCGTGGCGCGACCTCCCAGAACGTTATGGAGAGTGGGAGACAGTCGCAGGTAGATTTTACCGTTGGCGTAGAAGTGGCATCTGGCAAAAGATTCTACAGTCCTTGCAACAACAAGCTGATGCTTCGGGGCAACTGGATTGGGAAGTACATTATGTAGATGGTAGCGTTATCCGTGCCCACCAACATTCGGCCGGAGCAAAAAGGGGGAGCTAG
- the vapC_1 gene encoding tRNA(fMet)-specific endonuclease VapC has translation MVIDTMVFAYALLHVEDRYEQTIAALETVDKIVVPDSLFAELGNVIWQWIQFRQLPLQLGLDTLQDAEALVDVMIPSSQIRDAALKLAVEASHSFYDTLFVATAIQSDTQVLTYDQKLAAKFGDRISCWNR, from the coding sequence ATGGTGATTGATACGATGGTGTTTGCCTATGCACTCTTACACGTAGAAGACAGGTATGAACAGACAATAGCAGCTTTAGAAACTGTAGACAAAATTGTAGTGCCAGATTCGTTGTTTGCCGAGTTGGGAAATGTAATTTGGCAGTGGATACAATTTAGGCAACTGCCATTGCAACTAGGTTTAGATACACTACAAGATGCTGAGGCATTAGTTGATGTGATGATTCCTAGTTCTCAGATTCGAGATGCTGCTTTAAAACTTGCAGTTGAGGCAAGTCATTCATTCTACGATACGTTATTCGTGGCAACAGCAATTCAATCTGATACTCAAGTGTTAACTTATGATCAAAAACTAGCGGCTAAGTTTGGCGATCGCATATCTTGCTGGAATAGATGA
- a CDS encoding cytochrome b559 beta subunit yields MTSGNNINQPVTYPIFTVRWLAVHTLGVPTVFFLGAIAAMQFIQR; encoded by the coding sequence ATGACTAGCGGAAATAACATCAATCAACCAGTTACCTATCCAATTTTTACAGTTAGATGGCTGGCAGTTCATACTTTAGGTGTGCCAACCGTGTTTTTCTTGGGCGCGATCGCCGCAATGCAATTTATTCAACGCTAG
- a CDS encoding NADH dehydrogenase subunit J, protein MADEESKPVPAGEDALVPSGPISQWLAENGFDHESLAPDKNGVEIIKVGPEFLLPIATALYAYGFNYLQFQSGIDLGPGQDLVSVYHLVKVGDNADRPEEVRVKVFLPRENPTVPSVYWIWKTADWQERESYDMFGIIYEGHPNLKRILMPEDWVGWPLRKDYVSPDFYELQDAY, encoded by the coding sequence GTGGCTGATGAAGAATCTAAACCAGTACCAGCAGGGGAAGATGCTTTAGTTCCATCTGGGCCGATTTCTCAGTGGTTGGCAGAAAATGGCTTTGATCATGAGTCTTTAGCGCCTGATAAAAATGGGGTAGAGATTATTAAAGTCGGGCCAGAATTTTTGCTCCCCATTGCTACAGCTTTGTATGCTTATGGGTTTAATTATCTCCAGTTTCAATCTGGTATTGACCTTGGCCCAGGACAGGATTTGGTCAGTGTGTATCACTTAGTCAAAGTTGGTGATAATGCTGATAGACCTGAAGAAGTGCGAGTTAAGGTATTTCTCCCACGGGAAAATCCTACGGTGCCTTCAGTATATTGGATTTGGAAAACTGCCGACTGGCAAGAACGTGAAAGCTACGATATGTTCGGCATTATCTACGAAGGACACCCAAATCTGAAGCGGATTTTAATGCCGGAAGATTGGGTGGGTTGGCCTTTGCGGAAGGATTATGTCTCGCCTGATTTTTACGAGTTGCAAGACGCTTATTAG
- a CDS encoding NADH dehydrogenase subunit A: MFVLSGYEYFLGFLIICSLVPALALSASKLLRPSGNSLERLTTYESGMEPIGGAWIQFNIRYYMFALVFVVFDVETVFLYPWAVAFHRLGLLAFIEALIFIAILVVALVYAWRKGALEWS, encoded by the coding sequence GTGTTTGTCCTCAGCGGTTACGAGTACTTTCTAGGCTTCTTAATTATCTGTAGCCTAGTGCCAGCCCTAGCGCTTTCTGCTTCCAAGCTTCTCAGACCCAGTGGTAACAGCCTGGAACGCCTCACAACTTATGAATCTGGGATGGAACCAATTGGGGGAGCCTGGATTCAGTTCAACATCCGCTACTACATGTTTGCGCTGGTCTTCGTCGTCTTTGACGTAGAAACCGTGTTCCTATATCCTTGGGCGGTGGCTTTTCACCGTTTAGGGCTATTAGCATTCATTGAAGCGCTAATTTTTATTGCAATTCTTGTAGTTGCCTTAGTTTACGCATGGCGTAAAGGAGCTTTGGAATGGTCTTGA
- a CDS encoding AAA ATPase → MSDELLKSFQQAYRNLELLPLIETKDLDRFRVNYGDEVIEELEQLVEDSPNGDGKIIFTGHRGCGKSTLLAEFSRRTQNRYFVVLFSISDTIEMSDVNHINILFAIAVNLMYEAEARRVEIPKSAKDAFYKWFASRTKTEEFNIEAETSLGFDLLKLISNKLKADAAVRYEIKQEFERKISDLIARINEIAAVIHVATRKDVLVIIDDLDKLELERVNDIYRDNIKTLCQPNFRIIYTLPIAVLRDKFLRRLIETETNDQVVVMPVLKLFEQGQSRQVGAKPRPQAENILCEILQKRIASELIEKQTAEKIVLNSGGVLRELVRIANECCRICLRLIRRKPGQAVVIDEQILDEAVNNIRNDFAVPLGKLDYGILQTTYNNFMPDDPRDSEFLDLLHGLYILEYRNRKNWYDVHPIVVELLRDRGLINDS, encoded by the coding sequence ATGTCTGATGAATTATTAAAGTCTTTTCAGCAAGCATATAGAAATTTAGAGTTATTACCACTCATTGAGACAAAAGATTTAGATAGATTTAGGGTGAATTATGGTGATGAGGTAATTGAGGAATTAGAGCAGTTAGTCGAAGATAGTCCTAATGGTGATGGCAAGATTATTTTTACCGGACATCGTGGTTGTGGTAAGTCTACTTTGTTGGCTGAGTTTAGTAGAAGAACACAAAACCGTTATTTTGTAGTTTTATTTTCAATTTCCGACACAATTGAAATGTCAGATGTTAATCACATCAATATTTTATTTGCGATCGCTGTTAATTTAATGTACGAGGCAGAAGCCCGTAGAGTCGAAATTCCTAAGTCTGCGAAAGATGCTTTTTATAAGTGGTTTGCTAGTCGCACTAAGACAGAAGAATTTAATATTGAGGCTGAAACTTCACTTGGGTTTGATTTGCTCAAGTTGATTAGTAATAAGTTAAAGGCTGATGCGGCTGTTCGCTATGAAATTAAGCAAGAGTTTGAGAGAAAAATTTCTGATTTAATTGCTCGGATTAATGAAATAGCTGCCGTTATTCATGTAGCTACTAGAAAAGATGTTTTAGTGATTATTGATGATTTAGATAAATTGGAACTAGAAAGGGTAAATGACATATATAGAGACAATATTAAAACTTTATGTCAACCAAATTTTAGAATTATTTATACACTGCCTATTGCTGTATTAAGAGATAAGTTTCTCAGACGACTGATTGAGACGGAAACTAATGATCAAGTTGTAGTTATGCCTGTGTTAAAGTTATTTGAACAAGGGCAAAGTCGTCAGGTTGGTGCAAAGCCTCGACCGCAAGCAGAGAATATTTTGTGTGAGATCTTACAAAAACGAATTGCATCTGAACTTATAGAAAAACAAACGGCAGAAAAGATTGTTTTAAATAGCGGTGGGGTGTTGCGAGAATTGGTGAGAATTGCGAATGAATGCTGTCGTATTTGTCTGCGATTAATTAGGCGTAAACCTGGACAAGCTGTGGTGATTGATGAGCAAATTTTAGATGAAGCGGTTAACAATATTCGTAATGATTTTGCTGTGCCTTTGGGGAAACTGGATTATGGCATCTTGCAAACCACATATAACAACTTTATGCCTGATGATCCGAGAGATTCTGAGTTTTTAGATTTGCTCCACGGACTTTATATTTTGGAATATCGCAACCGTAAGAACTGGTACGATGTTCATCCAATTGTTGTAGAACTCTTGAGAGACCGGGGGTTAATCAATGACAGCTAA
- a CDS encoding cytochrome b559 alpha subunit has translation MSGTTGERPFSDIITSIRYWVIHSITIPALFIAGWLFVSTGLAYDVFGTPRPNEYYTQTRQEVPIVKNRYEAKQQVEKFIGK, from the coding sequence ATGTCAGGTACCACTGGAGAACGTCCATTTTCGGACATTATTACCAGCATTCGTTATTGGGTAATTCACAGCATCACCATCCCAGCATTATTTATTGCAGGCTGGCTATTTGTTAGCACTGGGCTGGCTTATGATGTATTTGGCACACCTCGCCCTAACGAATATTACACACAAACACGGCAAGAAGTGCCAATTGTGAAGAATCGTTATGAAGCCAAACAGCAAGTTGAAAAATTTATCGGAAAGTAG
- a CDS encoding RNA polymerase sigma factor SigF, protein MPTTATNELKHEIWQLLREYKESRSENIRNQLVKLNFGLVRKEAHYWINQCRESYDDLLQVGCLGLIRAIERFEISKGHAFSSFAIPYIRGEIQHYLRDKGVTVRIPRRYLALQQQAIGVSRSLREKYNRQPTDSELAAALDITLSEWQEIKLAWINRAPLSLDVPIQDSEEGATSLGELVPDPHYRSFQLAQEDQLRLQQALFQLEKCTREVLECVFLQDLTQKQVAEHLGISVVTVSRRVKKGLDLLKHLMCATDD, encoded by the coding sequence ATGCCTACCACAGCCACCAATGAACTGAAGCATGAAATTTGGCAGTTGTTGCGAGAATATAAAGAATCTCGCTCGGAAAACATCCGCAATCAACTGGTAAAACTCAATTTTGGACTGGTAAGAAAAGAAGCTCACTACTGGATTAACCAATGTCGTGAAAGCTATGATGATTTGCTCCAAGTTGGTTGTTTAGGTCTAATTCGAGCTATTGAAAGATTTGAAATTTCTAAAGGACACGCTTTCAGTTCCTTTGCTATTCCCTATATTCGTGGTGAAATTCAACACTACCTGCGGGATAAAGGTGTAACTGTCAGAATTCCTAGACGCTATTTGGCACTACAACAGCAAGCCATTGGAGTTTCTCGTTCTTTACGAGAAAAATATAACCGCCAACCTACAGACTCTGAATTAGCAGCAGCCTTGGATATTACTCTGAGTGAGTGGCAAGAAATCAAATTAGCATGGATTAATCGCGCTCCTCTGAGCCTAGATGTGCCAATTCAAGACTCAGAAGAAGGAGCTACCAGTTTAGGAGAATTAGTCCCCGATCCTCACTACCGTAGCTTTCAACTAGCTCAAGAAGACCAACTGCGTTTACAACAAGCATTGTTTCAGCTAGAAAAGTGTACTCGTGAAGTTTTAGAATGTGTGTTTTTGCAAGATTTGACACAAAAACAAGTAGCTGAACACTTGGGTATTAGTGTAGTTACGGTTTCTCGCAGAGTCAAGAAAGGGTTGGATTTATTAAAACATCTCATGTGTGCAACAGATGATTAA
- the psaI gene encoding photosystem I protein PsaI precursor encodes MSTEFLPHILAYSASYLSPILVPIIGWVLPIATFSFLLVYIERDDVA; translated from the coding sequence ATGTCTACTGAATTTTTGCCTCACATTTTGGCTTATTCTGCATCGTACTTGTCTCCTATCTTGGTTCCCATCATTGGTTGGGTTTTACCAATTGCAACATTCTCGTTTCTTTTGGTATACATTGAGCGCGATGACGTTGCTTAA
- a CDS encoding prevent-host-death family protein: MLINLSKDIHSLTEFKRNTTEFLQRIKQTKHPLVLTVNGKAELVVQDAESYQELLDTAELVATLKEIKLALEQMQPEQGEKAENFFNELEQEIRELLPKRYRKRDEVLGRIRQRVEALPIETESRVQTWKSAGQS; the protein is encoded by the coding sequence ATGCTAATAAATTTATCAAAAGATATACATTCTCTCACCGAGTTTAAGCGTAATACTACTGAGTTTTTACAACGTATTAAACAAACAAAACATCCCTTAGTTCTGACTGTCAACGGAAAAGCAGAGTTGGTTGTTCAAGATGCGGAATCTTATCAAGAACTTTTGGATACTGCTGAATTAGTAGCAACCTTAAAGGAAATTAAACTTGCTTTGGAACAAATGCAGCCAGAACAAGGAGAAAAAGCAGAAAATTTTTTCAATGAACTGGAACAAGAAATCCGCGAATTGTTACCAAAACGCTATAGAAAACGTGATGAAGTGCTGGGGCGTATTCGTCAACGAGTCGAGGCTTTACCGATAGAAACAGAAAGCCGTGTACAGACTTGGAAATCAGCAGGACAATCCTGA
- a CDS encoding rubredoxin-type Fe(Cys)4 protein — protein MSEQAVETPALDRYECRACGYVYEPEKGDDKHDIPSGTLFTELPVNWRCPVCSAKKTAFTNIGPSGTASGFKENLGFGLGVNKLTPGQKNILIFGALALAFLFFISLYGLQ, from the coding sequence ATGAGCGAACAAGCTGTTGAGACTCCAGCGTTAGACCGCTATGAGTGTCGCGCCTGCGGTTATGTTTATGAACCTGAGAAGGGAGATGATAAGCATGATATCCCTTCAGGGACACTGTTTACAGAACTGCCTGTAAATTGGCGTTGTCCAGTTTGTAGTGCCAAGAAAACTGCTTTTACCAACATTGGCCCATCTGGTACAGCATCTGGTTTTAAAGAAAATCTCGGTTTTGGTTTGGGTGTTAATAAGCTCACTCCAGGGCAAAAGAATATCTTGATTTTTGGGGCTTTGGCTCTGGCGTTCTTGTTCTTTATCAGTCTTTACGGCTTACAATAA
- a CDS encoding photosystem II manganese-stabilizing protein PsbO, translating to MRYRALIVAFLALCLGLLTACSDAPESSGRDVLTYEQIRGTGLANKCPQLAETSRGSIPIDGSQSYSIKELCLEPTNFFVKEEPANKRQTAEFVPGKLLTRYTSTIDQVQGPLKFNSDGSLTFVEEDGLDFQAITVQLPGGERVPFLFTIKDLVAQTQSGLTSINTSTDFEGQFKVPSYRGAAFLDPKGRGIVSGYDNAVALPAQADDEELTRANVKRAEILKGKISLQVAKIDSSSGEIAGTFESEQPSDTDLGAGEPKEVKIRGLFYARVEPTRS from the coding sequence TTAATTGTTGCATTCTTGGCTTTATGCTTGGGGCTATTAACTGCTTGTAGTGATGCTCCAGAGTCTAGTGGTAGAGATGTACTAACCTACGAACAAATTCGTGGGACTGGCTTGGCTAACAAATGCCCTCAATTGGCAGAAACAAGCCGTGGCTCCATTCCCATTGATGGTAGCCAGTCATACAGCATCAAAGAACTTTGCTTGGAACCAACTAACTTCTTTGTCAAAGAAGAACCAGCTAATAAACGGCAAACAGCCGAATTTGTACCTGGAAAACTGTTAACTAGATACACTTCCACCATTGACCAAGTACAAGGGCCGCTCAAGTTCAACTCAGATGGTAGCTTGACTTTTGTTGAAGAAGATGGTTTAGACTTCCAAGCTATAACAGTTCAACTTCCTGGTGGTGAGCGAGTACCTTTCCTCTTCACCATTAAAGACTTAGTTGCTCAAACACAATCTGGTTTAACCAGTATCAATACTTCTACTGACTTTGAAGGTCAATTTAAAGTGCCTTCTTATCGTGGCGCAGCCTTCTTAGATCCCAAAGGTCGCGGTATCGTTAGTGGTTATGACAATGCTGTTGCTCTTCCTGCTCAAGCAGATGATGAAGAACTCACCCGTGCTAATGTCAAGCGTGCCGAAATTCTGAAAGGTAAGATTTCTCTGCAAGTAGCCAAAATAGATAGCTCTAGTGGTGAAATTGCTGGCACATTTGAGAGTGAACAACCATCTGATACTGACTTGGGAGCCGGTGAACCCAAGGAAGTGAAGATTCGCGGTTTGTTTTACGCCAGAGTTGAGCCAACTCGTTCTTAA
- a CDS encoding glycosyl hydrolase, BNR repeat protein, with protein sequence MQPIVRSWQRIIAFLIVVVLCIGCSKVPSTSFNPWEIITVPTNEKLLDIAFTQDSQHGFLVGSNATLLETKDGGKNWQPLSLALDDSRYRFDSVSFSGEEGWIVGEPSLLLHTTDEGRSWSRIPLSEKLPGNPITVHALGTDSAEMATDVGAIYKTTDGGKNWKAQVEAAVGVVRNMQRSADGKYVAVSAKGSFYSTWEPGQNAWVPHNRISSRRVENMGFNDHGQLWLLARGGQIQFSEPNNVEEWQEAVYPELSTSWGLLDLAYRTPEELWIGGGSGNLLRSTDGGKTWEKDRDVEQVAANLYKIVFLKPEQGFIIGDRGVLLKYNANAEKSTPEKAA encoded by the coding sequence ATGCAGCCCATTGTGAGAAGCTGGCAACGCATAATTGCCTTTTTGATAGTAGTTGTTTTGTGTATAGGTTGTAGCAAAGTGCCTTCCACTAGCTTCAACCCTTGGGAAATCATCACTGTACCAACCAACGAGAAGTTGCTGGATATTGCTTTTACGCAAGATTCTCAGCATGGTTTTTTAGTAGGAAGCAACGCCACGCTTTTAGAAACCAAAGATGGGGGTAAAAATTGGCAACCCTTGTCTTTAGCATTAGACGATTCTCGGTATCGCTTTGACTCCGTAAGTTTTTCTGGGGAAGAAGGCTGGATTGTCGGCGAACCCTCGCTACTGCTACATACCACCGATGAAGGCCGTTCTTGGTCACGGATTCCTTTGAGCGAAAAGTTACCAGGTAATCCAATTACTGTTCATGCGCTGGGAACTGACTCAGCGGAAATGGCTACTGATGTAGGCGCAATTTACAAAACCACCGATGGCGGTAAAAATTGGAAAGCCCAGGTAGAAGCAGCCGTCGGCGTAGTTCGCAATATGCAACGTTCTGCTGATGGCAAATATGTTGCTGTTTCCGCCAAGGGGAGCTTTTACTCAACTTGGGAACCAGGACAAAATGCTTGGGTTCCCCATAACCGCATTAGTTCTCGGCGGGTAGAAAACATGGGTTTCAATGATCATGGCCAACTGTGGTTATTAGCGCGGGGTGGTCAGATTCAATTTAGCGAACCCAATAACGTCGAAGAATGGCAAGAAGCTGTATATCCAGAGTTATCCACCAGTTGGGGTTTACTGGATTTGGCATATCGCACACCGGAAGAACTATGGATAGGCGGCGGTAGCGGTAATTTATTGCGGAGTACTGACGGTGGTAAAACCTGGGAGAAAGATCGAGATGTGGAACAGGTAGCCGCTAATCTATATAAGATAGTGTTTCTCAAGCCAGAACAAGGATTTATTATTGGCGATCGCGGTGTCTTGCTGAAATATAACGCCAATGCAGAAAAATCTACTCCCGAAAAAGCCGCTTAG
- a CDS encoding hypothetical protein (similar to kinesin light chain) — protein sequence MTANELFEDGENQDIYDDLIVSIEAKAHRLNLLIAVCDDASFRDEIIAQYEAELQPQIRCFRVILARGEPSLRAAVAKLVESEEYLQQHNPAVISVTGAEQLHFLKLGEERSEQEIFFGYLQWTREGLREFPFAIVLWVTNQILVELIKKAPDFWSWRNGVFRFASRRKNTVSARELETIRFAFTGNELSGYDNDNDYLLPIEDLQGFIQNLEQRGVKDTTLATLYFNLGDIYRKRLNRSECQDYKKEQELGIKYLNKAVELQKELGLEKDLASSLNNLALLYESQGRYSEAEPLYIQALSLYRKLLGEEHSDIATSLNNLAALYESQGRYSEAEPLYIKALALTRKLLGEEHPDIATSLNNLAALYDSQGRYSEAEPLYIQALALWRKLLGEEHPDVATSFNNLAGLYRSQGRYSEAEPLYIQALALRRKLLGEEHPDVATSFNNLAFLYDSQGRYSEAEPLHIQALALRRKLLGEEHPSVATSFNNLANLYKSQGRYSEAEPLYIQALALRRKLLGEEHPSVATSLNNLAALYNSQGQYSEAESLYIQALALYRKILGEEHPDVATSLNNLAVLYYSQGRYSEAEPLYIQALDIFERRLGVDHPNTITVHKNLADLRDRLSSEQ from the coding sequence ATGACAGCTAATGAACTATTTGAAGATGGAGAAAATCAAGATATTTATGATGATTTAATTGTTTCTATCGAGGCTAAAGCACATCGATTAAATTTGCTAATTGCTGTTTGTGATGATGCTAGTTTTAGGGATGAGATTATTGCTCAATATGAGGCAGAATTACAGCCGCAAATTCGTTGCTTTCGGGTGATATTGGCAAGGGGCGAACCAAGTTTGAGGGCTGCTGTTGCTAAACTAGTGGAATCTGAAGAATATTTGCAGCAACATAACCCAGCAGTAATTAGTGTGACTGGTGCAGAACAGCTTCATTTTTTGAAGTTGGGGGAGGAACGTTCAGAACAAGAGATTTTTTTCGGTTATTTGCAGTGGACTAGAGAAGGGTTAAGAGAATTTCCTTTTGCAATTGTCTTGTGGGTGACTAATCAAATATTAGTTGAGTTAATTAAAAAAGCGCCTGATTTTTGGAGTTGGCGCAATGGTGTTTTTCGGTTTGCGTCTAGAAGGAAAAACACTGTTTCTGCGAGAGAATTAGAGACGATTCGGTTTGCTTTTACAGGTAATGAATTATCTGGCTATGACAATGACAATGATTATTTATTACCTATAGAAGATTTGCAAGGGTTTATTCAAAATTTAGAACAGCGCGGTGTTAAAGATACAACTTTAGCGACTTTATACTTTAATTTAGGAGATATTTATAGAAAAAGACTCAATCGGAGCGAGTGTCAAGATTATAAAAAAGAGCAAGAATTAGGCATTAAGTATTTAAACAAAGCTGTAGAATTGCAAAAAGAATTAGGTTTAGAAAAAGACTTAGCCAGCAGCCTCAATAATTTAGCATTACTCTACGAATCCCAAGGCAGATACAGCGAAGCGGAACCTTTGTACATTCAAGCTTTGTCACTGTATCGCAAACTCCTGGGTGAAGAACATTCCGATATCGCCACTAGCCTCAACAATTTAGCCGCACTCTACGAATCCCAAGGCAGATACAGCGAAGCAGAACCCTTGTACATTAAAGCTTTGGCACTGACGCGTAAACTCCTGGGTGAAGAACATCCCGATATCGCCACTAGCCTCAACAATTTAGCCGCACTCTACGATTCCCAAGGCAGATACAGCGAAGCGGAACCTTTGTACATTCAAGCTTTGGCACTGTGGCGTAAACTCCTGGGTGAAGAACATCCCGATGTCGCCACCAGTTTCAACAATTTAGCGGGACTCTATCGTTCCCAAGGCAGATACAGCGAAGCGGAACCTTTGTACATTCAAGCTTTGGCACTGAGGCGTAAACTTCTGGGTGAAGAACATCCCGATGTCGCCACCAGTTTCAACAATTTAGCATTCCTCTACGATTCCCAAGGCAGATACAGCGAAGCGGAACCTTTGCACATTCAAGCTTTGGCACTGAGGCGTAAACTCCTGGGTGAAGAACATCCCTCTGTTGCCACCAGTTTCAACAATTTAGCTAATCTCTACAAATCCCAAGGCAGATACAGCGAAGCGGAACCCTTGTACATTCAAGCTTTGGCACTGAGGCGCAAACTCCTGGGTGAAGAACATCCCTCTGTTGCCACCAGCCTCAACAATTTAGCCGCACTCTACAATTCCCAAGGCCAATACAGCGAAGCGGAATCTTTGTACATTCAAGCTTTGGCACTGTATCGCAAAATCCTGGGTGAAGAACATCCCGATGTCGCCACCAGCCTCAACAATTTAGCAGTACTCTACTATTCCCAAGGCAGATACAGTGAAGCCGAACCTTTGTACATTCAAGCTTTAGATATTTTTGAGCGACGCTTAGGGGTAGATCATCCAAATACTATAACTGTACATAAAAATTTAGCAGATTTGCGCGATCGCCTATCCTCAGAACAATAA
- a CDS encoding NADH dehydrogenase subunit B, with translation MVLNSDLSTQDKERIINPIERPTVTQDLSENIILTTVDDLYNWARLSSLWPLLFGTACCFIEFAALIGSRFDFDRFGLIPRSSPRQADLIITAGTITMKMAPQLVRLYEQMPEPKYVIAMGACTITGGMFSVDSPTAVRGVDKLIPVDVYLPGCPPRPEAIIDAIIKLRKKIANDSMQERDQSKQTHRFYSTTHNLKPVAEILTGKYMQSETRFTPPKELTEAIGLPVPPALLTSKTKEELNRG, from the coding sequence ATGGTCTTGAATTCTGATCTAAGCACCCAAGACAAAGAGCGAATCATCAACCCTATTGAGCGTCCGACAGTCACTCAAGACCTTTCAGAAAATATTATCTTGACAACGGTTGATGACCTCTACAACTGGGCTAGGCTTTCGAGTCTTTGGCCTTTACTATTTGGTACAGCTTGCTGCTTTATTGAGTTTGCAGCTTTAATTGGCTCACGGTTTGACTTTGACCGCTTTGGGTTAATTCCCCGTTCTAGCCCCCGTCAAGCTGATTTGATTATTACTGCCGGCACAATCACCATGAAGATGGCACCCCAGTTAGTGCGTCTTTATGAACAAATGCCTGAGCCAAAGTATGTGATTGCGATGGGTGCTTGTACAATTACTGGCGGGATGTTCAGCGTGGATTCTCCGACAGCTGTACGCGGAGTTGATAAATTGATTCCGGTGGATGTGTATTTGCCTGGTTGTCCTCCCCGTCCCGAAGCGATTATTGATGCGATCATTAAGCTGCGGAAGAAAATTGCTAATGATTCCATGCAAGAACGTGATCAATCTAAGCAAACCCACCGCTTCTATAGTACGACTCATAACTTGAAGCCAGTAGCAGAAATTTTAACTGGTAAGTATATGCAGTCAGAAACTCGCTTCACTCCACCAAAAGAATTGACAGAAGCAATTGGTCTACCAGTACCACCTGCGCTGCTAACTTCCAAAACCAAGGAGGAACTGAACCGTGGCTGA